In Salvelinus namaycush isolate Seneca chromosome 12, SaNama_1.0, whole genome shotgun sequence, the DNA window CTCATCCAGAATGTTGTCATCATAGGTTGAATGTCAGGGGGCCTGGTGCTCTCTACTAAGTAATTTCTCCTGTGGCTGCTGCAAAGGAGAACCAGATGTCATAAACCAAGATTGAAGCCTCCCACATTTTGAGGGATTTAATACCTGTACAACCAATCAGCCATGGGAGTCTGTCCTGCTGTGTCCAGGTACTTCCGGAGGTGGAAGTATATGATACTGttgctgctctctgtctctgttttggCTTGGATCGCCACTTTTGTCGGCGAAACAGTGAAAGCAATTCAGGATACACATAGGTCAGCACAGACACTTGAGGATAACGCTGAGGTCCTGAGGGGGGGCATACAATACTCATGGAAAACAGTGACGCAAGTCTTCTCCAATCCTCTCCCTGACACCCCACCACCAAAAGAAAGCTGTCCTGAGAAATCACCACTGCTTCGTAAGTAGGGCTACACAGTATCCACAGATGTTATTGTAAGCTTAATACAGGCTTTGCTATAGCTTACTTACTGATGATAATGCCATGTTACTGTGTACTTCCTTGTAAAGAACATTATGTGCAGTGTGGAGAGAAGAACATTGGTAATCAAGTGAATACTTTAATGTGCAATGTAGGGATTGTGTAACCGCATGATTTATTACTCAAACATTGCTAGGCTGAGGCTCATTTTGATTATTTTCAGACTGTAGCCTATGTGGTAACAGTTTGCATGTAGCCTACATAAAATGGCTCCTTGTTGACAGGAAGTGGACAACTGTTGTAATAAGGCTTACATCATATGGGAGGCAGATGGCACAGCGTTACAGCGGGTTTCCATCAACATAAATTCCTGTTTGAAGACGGCTTGTGTTTATGTCTGTGGCCCAAACAGAATGCACACACACGTTTGTAATTATCTGTCCAGACCATGCTGTTTTTTAGTTCATGATATTGTATTTTAAATTAGTGCCATGTAAATATATTGCAATTTAGTTTCTCCGTAAGACTTTACAATTTAGTTGTCTAGGTTTTCATCATGCCTATTATTTTCTGCCTACAGGTGGAGCCCTGAAGCTGACATTCGAGGACTCTCTAACGCTGAAGGAGGTGGAGAGTGAGAACAGTGGAGTGGCTGAGGGCCAATACCAGCCTCCAGACTGCCTCGCCCAGCAGAGTGTGGCCATCCTCATCCCTCACCGTAACCGGGAGAaacacctcctctacctcctgcaTCACCTGCACCCCTTTCTTCAGAGGCAGCAGCTGCACTACGGCATCTACGTCATCCACCAGGTATTACTGTCATATGAAGTTACACTACATTATGTCATTTCCTCAATTATATTTGTATCGATTTTTGAGCCGATAAGGGTTACAGACTTTGAACTTGAAAAAGGTTGATGTTTGTGGTTGATTTGTGTGTTGTGACAGGCTGGAGAGGTGACGTTTAATCGTGCCAAGCTACTTAATGTGGGGTACTTGGAGGCACTCAAGGACTACGATTGGGATTGCTTTGTTTTTCATGACGTGGATCTGGTTCCAGAGAACGACTACAACCTATACAAGTGTGACCAACAGCCCAAACACTTAGTGGTCGGCAGGAACGCTACAGGATACAAGTAAATATCTTAGCTCTCAACTCATGTCCACCTTTATGCAAAAGCAGGTAAATGTCTATATGCTCTCTCAACAGCATGTCCGAAGTGATGTGGCAGCTATCACTA includes these proteins:
- the LOC120057301 gene encoding beta-1,4-galactosyltransferase 4-like, yielding MGVCPAVSRYFRRWKYMILLLLSVSVLAWIATFVGETVKAIQDTHRSAQTLEDNAEVLRGGIQYSWKTVTQVFSNPLPDTPPPKESCPEKSPLLRGALKLTFEDSLTLKEVESENSGVAEGQYQPPDCLAQQSVAILIPHRNREKHLLYLLHHLHPFLQRQQLHYGIYVIHQAGEVTFNRAKLLNVGYLEALKDYDWDCFVFHDVDLVPENDYNLYKCDQQPKHLVVGRNATGYKLRYKGYFGGVTAMTKDQFHKVNGFSNTYWGWGGEDDDLRIRVELQKMKIIRPPPLIARYTMVFHKRDSGNEINKDRMLLLGRTPQVWRTDGLNTCSYSTLSVERPPLYINVTVDIGKPLH